The proteins below are encoded in one region of Sulfurospirillum tamanense:
- a CDS encoding F0F1 ATP synthase subunit B: MTMIRYFLLFASPAVLFAAGSGSGEYDIVPRAINFAIFAAILYYLLAEPIKSAYFQRINGIAESLDSIQQKLKESKARKEEALSRVEEAKVSAKSLIQTTKKEVEILKQKFQKELAQELENLDKTHNEQVEIERRRMTRVAVSEVMDEIFQGDAATLDRDKFVHIVLRKVA; the protein is encoded by the coding sequence ATGACCATGATACGATACTTTCTTCTGTTTGCTAGCCCCGCTGTTTTATTTGCGGCTGGTAGCGGCAGCGGAGAGTATGATATTGTACCTCGCGCAATTAACTTTGCTATCTTTGCCGCTATACTTTATTATCTTTTGGCAGAGCCAATTAAGTCCGCCTACTTTCAGCGAATCAATGGAATTGCAGAAAGTTTGGACTCCATCCAGCAAAAGCTTAAAGAATCAAAAGCGAGAAAAGAAGAGGCGTTGAGTCGGGTTGAAGAGGCAAAAGTTTCTGCAAAGTCCCTTATCCAGACAACAAAAAAAGAGGTTGAAATTTTAAAACAGAAGTTTCAAAAAGAGCTTGCACAAGAGTTGGAAAATTTAGATAAAACGCATAATGAGCAAGTTGAAATTGAAAGGCGACGTATGACGCGTGTGGCTGTTTCTGAGGTTATGGATGAAATATTCCAAGGAGATGCAGCAACTCTGGACCGCGATAAGTTTGTCCATATCGTCTTAAGGAAGGTGGCCTAA
- the obgE gene encoding GTPase ObgE, giving the protein MFIDTVELTLSAGKGGPGAVSFRREKHVIMGGPDGGDGGRGGDIVLCVDNNTHTLSHFKGKRALKAKNGEAGMGRNMYGKKGESLEVIIPPGTQILDQENGEVLMDLVEHGQKVVFLEGGMGGLGNTHFKNSVNQRPTHSQPGKPGQIKAVRLELKLIADVGLVGFPNVGKSTLISTLSNATPEIANYEFTTLTPKLGMVEVDMYNSYVMADIPGIIEGASEGRGLGLEFLRHIERTKCLLFMIDLANYRPLIEQYETLKQELVKYSSLLSSRYFAIALTRYDGAYSENIAGDIEAFLAHLKLEVCPPKERYRLTGELPSYFQDYHEFDAKKPYFVLPLSSVTHGNTEALRFALSDLVQKVREDETRCC; this is encoded by the coding sequence ATGTTTATAGATACCGTTGAACTAACCCTGAGCGCAGGCAAAGGTGGCCCCGGTGCCGTTTCATTTCGGCGCGAGAAGCACGTCATTATGGGCGGACCTGATGGCGGCGATGGCGGCCGAGGTGGGGATATTGTCCTGTGTGTTGATAACAATACTCACACCCTTTCCCATTTTAAAGGAAAGCGCGCACTGAAAGCAAAAAATGGCGAAGCGGGCATGGGGCGAAATATGTATGGCAAAAAAGGCGAATCCCTTGAAGTCATCATTCCTCCAGGAACACAGATTCTTGATCAAGAGAACGGCGAAGTGCTTATGGATTTGGTGGAACATGGGCAAAAGGTTGTTTTTTTAGAAGGCGGCATGGGCGGTCTTGGAAACACCCATTTTAAAAACTCTGTGAACCAGCGTCCCACCCATTCACAACCGGGTAAACCAGGCCAGATTAAAGCCGTGCGTTTGGAGCTTAAGCTTATTGCTGATGTGGGCTTGGTGGGGTTTCCTAATGTGGGTAAATCCACGCTCATTTCTACCCTTTCAAACGCTACGCCTGAGATTGCTAACTATGAATTTACAACCCTAACACCCAAGCTTGGCATGGTTGAGGTGGATATGTACAATTCCTACGTGATGGCCGATATTCCTGGCATCATTGAAGGAGCCAGCGAGGGCAGAGGCTTGGGGCTTGAATTCTTGCGTCACATTGAGCGGACAAAATGCTTGCTTTTTATGATAGATTTGGCTAATTACCGACCTTTGATTGAGCAGTATGAAACGTTAAAGCAAGAACTTGTCAAGTACTCTTCGTTGCTTTCTTCGCGCTATTTTGCTATTGCCTTAACGCGCTACGATGGGGCTTATAGTGAAAATATTGCAGGCGATATCGAGGCATTTTTAGCGCACTTGAAGTTAGAAGTTTGCCCGCCGAAAGAGCGCTATCGACTCACGGGAGAGCTCCCTTCCTATTTCCAAGATTACCATGAGTTTGACGCCAAAAAGCCTTATTTTGTATTGCCACTTTCTTCGGTAACCCATGGAAATACAGAGGCCCTTCGTTTTGCGCTTTCCGATTTAGTTCAAAAGGTACGAGAAGATGAAACGCGTTGTTGTTAA
- the proB gene encoding glutamate 5-kinase: MKRVVVKVGTHVLSEQNHLSRERMFNLVEFLVALMEKYEVILVSSAAIAAGYTRLKLDKSILGNRQALAAIGQPYLIETYNKKLSHFSKMGAQVLITAEDFDSRKRTKNAQNVINALIGQGVLPIINENDATATEEIVFGDNDQLSAHVAHYFDADILVILSDIDGYYDKDPRKNSDAKMRKIVHEIKEEELHLPFSPGTEFATGGIVTKLKAANFLLQRKGAMFMASGFELKDVYSFLLHDKHEGGTLFCPPREA, translated from the coding sequence ATGAAACGCGTTGTTGTTAAAGTTGGCACCCATGTTTTGAGCGAACAAAATCACCTTAGCCGCGAGCGTATGTTTAATCTTGTGGAGTTTTTGGTGGCGCTGATGGAAAAATATGAGGTGATTTTGGTCTCCTCTGCCGCGATTGCTGCTGGCTACACGAGGCTTAAATTGGATAAAAGTATCCTTGGAAATCGCCAAGCCCTTGCTGCTATTGGCCAGCCTTATTTGATTGAGACGTATAACAAAAAGCTTTCGCATTTTTCTAAAATGGGGGCTCAAGTGCTTATTACTGCAGAAGATTTTGACTCGCGCAAACGCACTAAAAATGCACAAAATGTCATTAATGCCTTGATAGGGCAAGGTGTTTTGCCTATCATTAATGAAAATGATGCTACGGCCACGGAAGAGATTGTTTTTGGAGACAACGACCAACTTTCTGCGCATGTGGCTCACTATTTTGATGCGGATATTTTAGTAATTTTATCGGATATTGACGGTTATTACGACAAAGATCCCCGCAAGAACTCCGATGCCAAAATGCGCAAGATTGTTCATGAAATTAAAGAAGAAGAGCTGCATTTACCCTTTTCTCCGGGCACTGAATTTGCCACAGGAGGCATTGTTACTAAGCTTAAAGCCGCTAATTTTTTACTCCAACGCAAGGGCGCTATGTTTATGGCAAGTGGCTTTGAACTCAAAGACGTGTACAGTTTTTTGCTTCACGATAAGCACGAAGGGGGAACCCTATTTTGCCCTCCAAGGGAGGCGTAA
- a CDS encoding c-type cytochrome, with product MQYLVAGLIISTLFLSGCDKKEASTHTPPTTTTQASPSVASDSPKKEAAQEKDDIEKQIAQALTPAQEEVAKKLEETNKELSERLAQTAQEGNEKIQETLEATTSTLMVSEKSAPQKANACATCHGAKGEKVALGRSKILNEMTSQEIKDSLLGYQEGTYGGAMKAMMQTQVRNLTKKEIGALAQFYAKP from the coding sequence ATGCAGTATCTGGTTGCTGGACTTATTATTTCTACTTTATTCCTAAGTGGCTGCGACAAAAAAGAGGCTTCGACCCACACTCCTCCCACCACAACCACCCAGGCAAGCCCTTCTGTTGCTAGTGATTCTCCCAAAAAAGAGGCAGCACAAGAGAAAGACGACATTGAAAAACAAATTGCCCAAGCGCTAACCCCTGCGCAAGAGGAAGTGGCTAAAAAACTGGAAGAGACCAACAAAGAGCTCTCTGAACGTTTAGCGCAAACAGCACAAGAAGGAAATGAAAAGATTCAAGAAACCCTTGAAGCCACAACATCTACACTCATGGTGAGCGAAAAATCCGCACCCCAAAAAGCAAATGCCTGTGCCACTTGCCATGGAGCAAAGGGAGAAAAAGTTGCCCTAGGGCGCAGCAAAATTCTCAATGAAATGACGTCTCAAGAGATCAAAGATTCTCTTTTGGGATACCAAGAGGGTACTTACGGTGGTGCCATGAAAGCAATGATGCAAACACAGGTAAGGAATTTAACAAAAAAAGAGATTGGAGCCTTAGCCCAATTTTACGCCAAGCCATAA
- a CDS encoding ParB/RepB/Spo0J family partition protein, which yields MAKKALGRGLGAIIGDVEDAYNQELNGHSADLVREIEINAIRPNPFQPRTHFDETALEELSRSIKKHGLLQPILVVEKEDGYMLLAGERRLRASKLAGVEYIKAIVADIASENLRELALIENIQRENLNPVELANAYYELIEEYAITQEGLSEIIHKSRTQITNTLRLLSLSEQTKRYISEGKISQGHAKIIVGLSPEEEEKVVQTILGQKLSVRDTETLIKRLKEGKTASKKTSKPEISPLLSSAKERLQGFGLKVKVSNNSIAIAFKNEREIEDFLNKMSQII from the coding sequence ATGGCTAAAAAAGCATTAGGAAGAGGACTTGGGGCTATTATTGGTGATGTTGAAGATGCTTACAACCAAGAGCTGAATGGACACAGTGCGGATTTGGTGCGCGAGATTGAAATAAATGCTATTCGTCCCAATCCTTTTCAGCCTCGTACTCACTTTGATGAAACTGCACTGGAAGAGCTTTCAAGATCAATAAAAAAACATGGGCTTTTGCAGCCTATTTTGGTTGTTGAAAAAGAAGACGGTTACATGTTGCTTGCAGGTGAGCGACGACTGCGGGCAAGTAAGCTTGCTGGCGTTGAATACATCAAAGCAATTGTGGCAGATATTGCTTCAGAGAATTTGCGTGAGCTTGCGCTTATTGAAAATATTCAGCGCGAAAACCTTAACCCTGTTGAGCTGGCCAATGCTTACTATGAGCTTATTGAAGAATACGCCATTACGCAAGAGGGACTTTCAGAAATTATTCATAAAAGCCGCACCCAAATTACAAATACCCTGCGATTGTTGAGTCTGAGTGAACAAACAAAGCGCTACATTAGTGAGGGAAAAATTTCTCAAGGGCATGCAAAAATTATTGTTGGATTAAGTCCCGAAGAAGAAGAAAAAGTTGTGCAAACCATCTTGGGTCAAAAGTTGAGTGTGCGTGATACAGAAACACTTATTAAACGCCTAAAAGAAGGGAAAACGGCTAGCAAAAAAACTTCAAAACCTGAAATTTCACCACTGCTTTCATCTGCAAAAGAGCGCCTTCAGGGGTTTGGATTAAAGGTGAAAGTGTCCAATAATTCTATTGCTATTGCTTTTAAAAATGAAAGAGAGATTGAAGATTTTCTTAACAAAATGTCACAGATTATTTAA
- the fmt gene encoding methionyl-tRNA formyltransferase has protein sequence MRVVFMGTPEYATSILEALLGWDECQVVGVFTQPDKPAGRNKLLKPPHVKECLLNGHPLIPLFQPSSLKLPEIQETLRALSPDVIVVAAYGQLLPQSVLDIAPCINLHASLLPRYRGASPIQAALLAGDAYTGVTAMLMDKGLDTGAMIGYAYLSLDPHIKAPEVFEALAACAATLTLRTLQQLDAVFPLPQHNALASYAPKISKAQGIVDFSSSSTVLCRKFQALTPWPGLWLSSGLKLLELCVESSTGGYQPGEILALDKEGAVIGCSQGSVRVCYVQAPSKKPLHVKDYLAGKRSGVGALLS, from the coding sequence ATGCGCGTGGTGTTTATGGGAACACCCGAGTATGCAACGTCTATCCTTGAGGCTCTTTTGGGGTGGGATGAGTGTCAGGTTGTGGGCGTGTTTACACAACCTGACAAGCCTGCGGGACGCAATAAACTCCTGAAGCCACCCCATGTCAAAGAGTGCCTTCTTAATGGGCATCCTTTGATTCCGCTGTTTCAACCCTCTTCGCTAAAACTTCCTGAAATTCAAGAAACACTGCGAGCCTTATCGCCTGATGTGATTGTGGTGGCTGCTTACGGACAGCTTTTGCCTCAATCTGTGTTGGACATTGCCCCTTGTATTAATCTCCACGCCTCACTGCTTCCAAGATACCGAGGCGCAAGCCCTATTCAAGCAGCACTTTTGGCGGGCGATGCTTATACGGGAGTAACCGCTATGCTAATGGACAAGGGATTGGACACGGGTGCTATGATTGGCTATGCTTACCTTTCTTTAGACCCACACATAAAAGCACCAGAAGTTTTTGAAGCTTTAGCAGCGTGTGCGGCCACATTAACTTTAAGAACCCTTCAGCAGCTAGATGCCGTGTTTCCCTTGCCTCAACACAATGCCCTAGCATCCTATGCACCGAAAATTTCAAAAGCACAAGGGATTGTAGATTTTTCATCGAGCAGTACCGTGTTGTGCCGAAAATTTCAAGCACTAACACCATGGCCGGGCCTTTGGTTATCTAGTGGCCTTAAGCTTTTGGAGCTTTGTGTGGAGTCCAGTACGGGCGGGTACCAACCTGGAGAGATTCTTGCATTAGATAAAGAAGGTGCAGTCATAGGATGTTCACAAGGGAGCGTGCGCGTTTGCTATGTGCAGGCGCCTTCAAAGAAGCCTTTACATGTAAAGGATTATTTGGCAGGAAAAAGGAGTGGCGTTGGAGCATTACTTTCTTGA
- the rpmA gene encoding 50S ribosomal protein L27: MAHKKGQGSTQNNRDSAGRRLGVKKFGGEFVRAGNIIIRQRGTKTHKGSNVGMGTDHTLYALVDGYVKFERKDRDRKKVSVYPA; this comes from the coding sequence ATGGCACATAAGAAAGGTCAAGGTAGTACCCAGAATAACCGAGACTCCGCCGGTCGTCGGCTTGGTGTAAAAAAATTCGGTGGAGAATTTGTACGAGCTGGCAACATTATCATTCGTCAGCGTGGCACAAAAACACATAAGGGCAGCAACGTAGGTATGGGCACAGACCATACCCTTTACGCGTTGGTTGACGGCTATGTGAAGTTTGAGCGCAAAGACCGCGACAGAAAAAAAGTTTCTGTTTACCCCGCATAG
- a CDS encoding ParA family protein produces the protein MSEIIAIANQKGGVGKTTTAVNLAASLAVAEKRVLLIDIDPQANATTGMGFSRNDYEFNIYHVLIGRKRMSQIILKTSLPTLHLAPSNIGLVGVEKEFYDNKTKGRELILKTKIEEIADQYDYIIIDSPPALGSITINALGAANSIIIPIQCEFYALEGLAQLLNTVKLIKKTINPKLEIKGFLPTMFSIQNNLSKQVFADLKQHFKSKLFVDKQGGDYVVIPRNVKLAESPSFGKPIILYDIKSPGSQAYQDLAQSIMVS, from the coding sequence ATGAGTGAAATAATCGCAATTGCCAACCAAAAGGGTGGCGTAGGAAAGACAACCACGGCGGTGAACCTTGCAGCATCTTTGGCTGTTGCCGAAAAGCGTGTGTTGCTGATAGATATCGACCCCCAAGCTAACGCCACAACAGGCATGGGATTTAGCCGCAATGATTACGAGTTTAACATTTATCACGTGCTTATTGGTCGCAAGCGCATGTCTCAAATTATCCTAAAAACTTCCCTGCCAACACTCCATTTGGCTCCCTCGAATATCGGCCTTGTTGGTGTTGAAAAAGAATTTTATGATAACAAAACCAAGGGAAGAGAGCTTATTTTAAAAACAAAAATTGAAGAAATTGCCGATCAATACGACTATATTATTATTGACTCACCACCTGCTCTTGGCAGTATCACAATCAACGCGTTGGGCGCTGCAAACTCTATCATCATACCAATCCAGTGCGAATTTTATGCTTTAGAAGGGTTGGCACAACTTCTAAACACCGTAAAACTGATTAAGAAAACAATTAATCCAAAATTGGAAATAAAAGGGTTTTTGCCAACGATGTTTAGCATTCAAAATAACCTCTCAAAGCAAGTGTTTGCTGATTTGAAACAACATTTCAAAAGCAAACTTTTTGTAGATAAGCAAGGAGGAGATTATGTTGTTATTCCGCGCAACGTAAAGTTAGCAGAATCCCCAAGCTTTGGAAAACCTATCATCCTTTATGATATCAAATCGCCAGGCTCCCAAGCATACCAAGATTTGGCTCAATCGATTATGGTAAGTTAG
- a CDS encoding methylenetetrahydrofolate reductase, translating to MEQIHQRQAGIVLYGLTPPKATNTPSQIQEIAARQCARLKNSTIDGVVVYDLQDEAQRTNQERPFPFLETIDPATYASSYLKELSTPSILYRAIGKYTKAQTQAWLEEHNNAAALCVFVGAASRTQQMTLSMQEAYALKREVAPDLLLGGIAIPERHMKKHDEHERVVRKVEEGCSFFVTQAVYDLEASKRFLDDYVALSQAKNLPLVPIVFTLTPCGSEKTLTFMKWLGIHIPSMLEEMLLASDDMLGGSMAHIRYVAKMLYMYGTAKGVPVGFNIESVAIRKAEIEASIALIDEVRAIILN from the coding sequence GTGGAACAGATTCATCAAAGACAGGCGGGCATTGTGCTGTATGGTCTTACGCCCCCTAAGGCCACTAACACGCCTAGCCAAATTCAAGAGATTGCTGCACGGCAGTGCGCACGATTAAAAAATAGCACTATTGATGGTGTGGTGGTGTATGATTTACAAGATGAGGCCCAGCGCACCAATCAAGAGCGCCCCTTTCCTTTTTTGGAGACCATTGACCCAGCAACATACGCTTCTTCTTATCTCAAGGAATTGTCTACCCCTTCTATTTTATACCGAGCAATAGGAAAATACACCAAAGCCCAAACCCAAGCTTGGCTTGAAGAGCACAATAATGCTGCGGCCTTATGTGTATTTGTGGGGGCAGCTTCACGTACGCAGCAGATGACGCTTAGCATGCAAGAAGCGTACGCTTTGAAACGAGAGGTAGCACCAGATTTGCTGCTTGGGGGTATTGCTATCCCAGAGCGGCACATGAAAAAACATGATGAACATGAGCGCGTGGTCCGTAAAGTTGAAGAGGGATGTAGTTTTTTTGTGACCCAAGCCGTGTATGATTTGGAGGCATCTAAGCGCTTTTTGGATGATTATGTGGCGCTTTCTCAGGCTAAAAACCTTCCCTTGGTGCCTATCGTTTTTACCCTTACGCCATGCGGATCGGAAAAAACCCTTACGTTCATGAAATGGCTAGGGATTCATATCCCCTCCATGCTAGAAGAGATGCTTTTGGCTTCAGATGATATGCTGGGGGGATCGATGGCGCATATCCGCTATGTGGCAAAAATGCTTTACATGTACGGCACTGCCAAGGGTGTTCCTGTTGGGTTTAATATAGAAAGTGTGGCTATCCGTAAGGCAGAAATTGAAGCTTCCATCGCTTTGATTGATGAGGTGCGCGCAATTATTTTAAACTAG
- a CDS encoding biotin--[acetyl-CoA-carboxylase] ligase, translating to MEHYFLESTPSTHQYVLEGLKNNTLQPPVVITAREQTQGVGSRGNQWEGGSGNLFLSLCVKEEHLPKDLPLASVSIYFGMIAKQILCDAGSRAWVKWPNDLYVESQKIGGIMSIKTGACIVVSMGINLKTSTPPFGVLDTVLEAQGFLESFLHRLSALPSWKNIFSKYKLEFEHSKVSTCHIGEEKVSLREALLCSDGSIQIGNKKVYSLR from the coding sequence TTGGAGCATTACTTTCTTGAATCAACCCCTTCAACCCATCAGTATGTCTTAGAGGGATTAAAAAATAACACTTTGCAACCCCCTGTTGTGATAACAGCGAGAGAGCAAACGCAGGGAGTGGGAAGCCGAGGCAACCAATGGGAAGGCGGAAGTGGCAATCTTTTTTTGAGTTTGTGTGTAAAGGAGGAACATCTTCCAAAGGATTTGCCTTTGGCGTCTGTTTCGATCTATTTTGGGATGATAGCAAAACAGATTCTTTGCGACGCAGGTTCGAGGGCATGGGTAAAATGGCCCAATGACTTGTATGTGGAAAGCCAGAAAATTGGCGGGATAATGAGCATTAAGACGGGAGCGTGCATCGTTGTTTCTATGGGCATCAATTTAAAGACATCAACCCCGCCATTTGGGGTTTTAGACACCGTTTTAGAGGCTCAAGGATTTTTAGAATCTTTTTTGCACAGACTTTCGGCCTTGCCCTCGTGGAAGAATATTTTTAGTAAATATAAGTTAGAATTCGAGCATAGCAAAGTATCAACATGTCATATTGGCGAAGAGAAAGTCTCTTTACGCGAGGCGCTCTTGTGTAGTGATGGCTCGATTCAGATTGGAAACAAAAAGGTGTACAGCTTACGATGA
- the rplU gene encoding 50S ribosomal protein L21 — translation MYAIIKNGGKQYKVQEGDFLNVDKLDAAPKDVIEVTEVLAINNGELTVGTPLVEGAKVTLEVVTSGKDKKVVIYKKRRRKDSKLKRGFRREFTRVKVVKIAS, via the coding sequence ATGTACGCTATCATTAAAAACGGCGGCAAGCAATACAAAGTGCAAGAAGGCGACTTTTTAAATGTCGATAAACTTGACGCTGCCCCGAAAGACGTAATCGAGGTTACGGAAGTGCTTGCCATTAACAATGGTGAGTTGACGGTGGGAACACCATTGGTAGAAGGCGCAAAAGTAACACTTGAAGTAGTTACTTCTGGTAAAGATAAAAAAGTTGTTATTTATAAAAAGCGACGACGAAAAGACTCTAAACTCAAGCGCGGTTTCCGCCGTGAGTTTACCCGAGTTAAAGTCGTAAAAATCGCGAGCTAA
- a CDS encoding FoF1 ATP synthase subunit B', with amino-acid sequence MLDISPALLLVAVAVFLVMLVLLNKMLYRPLLEFIHNRDSAIANDYENAGKNTSDINAYQEEAERIIREAKAEAVRVRADFIQEFKDAALKKVEQRKAELEEEYTAFLEGLDKERVELKSGLLAQMPLFKESVQSKLNQI; translated from the coding sequence ATGTTGGATATTAGTCCGGCGCTGTTGTTGGTGGCAGTAGCTGTTTTTCTAGTTATGTTGGTTTTGCTAAACAAAATGTTGTACCGCCCTCTTTTGGAATTTATTCATAATAGGGACAGTGCAATTGCAAACGACTATGAGAATGCTGGAAAAAATACTAGCGATATTAATGCGTATCAAGAAGAAGCAGAGCGCATTATCAGGGAAGCCAAAGCAGAAGCCGTAAGGGTGCGTGCAGATTTTATTCAAGAGTTCAAAGATGCTGCTTTAAAAAAAGTTGAACAACGCAAAGCAGAGCTCGAAGAAGAGTATACGGCGTTTTTGGAAGGCTTGGATAAAGAGCGCGTTGAGCTCAAGAGTGGGTTATTGGCACAAATGCCTCTTTTTAAAGAGAGTGTTCAGTCAAAACTCAATCAAATTTAA
- a CDS encoding F0F1 ATP synthase subunit delta: MRELVAKKYVNALMQTLGDNELEAFSSALQEMCMAYEVEKFQTIIHSCEVSSKQKEELLLSMISEPQLKLVNLIKLLSMHDRLGILPEIKQGLDYQMSIKNNRFVGSVVGSFELTKSQLENLEASFGKKFGATIHLTSKKSEYPGIKIELEDLGVEVSFSVERLKSQLTEHILKAI, encoded by the coding sequence ATGAGAGAATTGGTGGCAAAAAAATATGTAAACGCTCTCATGCAAACTCTTGGGGATAATGAACTGGAAGCTTTCTCTTCTGCTTTGCAGGAAATGTGTATGGCTTATGAGGTTGAAAAATTTCAAACTATTATCCATTCTTGTGAGGTAAGTTCTAAACAAAAAGAAGAGCTTCTTCTTTCAATGATTTCAGAGCCTCAGCTTAAGCTAGTGAATCTTATTAAACTATTGAGCATGCATGATAGACTTGGAATTTTACCCGAGATAAAACAAGGGCTTGATTATCAAATGTCAATCAAAAATAACCGTTTTGTGGGCTCGGTTGTAGGTTCATTTGAGCTTACCAAGAGTCAACTGGAGAATCTTGAGGCGAGCTTTGGTAAAAAATTTGGTGCCACAATTCACTTGACTTCTAAAAAAAGTGAGTACCCAGGTATTAAAATTGAACTTGAGGATCTTGGGGTTGAGGTAAGTTTTTCGGTTGAGCGGTTAAAGTCTCAACTTACAGAACACATATTAAAAGCAATATAA